AGCCTTGAGTTCTTTGACTGCTTGGCTGTTCTGACTGACCTTGATGGTAACGCCCTTGTTCTTATCGGCTTCAACGGATGGTTTCTTGCCGTAGGGCGTCTTATCTTGGGCATTGAACAGATACTGGTTCAGTTCACGAGCCACCGTTTTATGACCCGGGCCATCCTGTAGGGTGAATAGACTGCCGACAAAATAAATGACGAGCGCGGCAGCAACCAGTGAGATAAACTTGCCAACCGGTTTTTGGTACCACTTCATAAATTGTTCAACATCTTTATTCTGAACTTCATCTTCTTCAAGCCATGGCTGCTTGGCGCCACAGTATGGACAAAAGTTTGAGTATGCCGGGATGGTTTTCCCACACATGACACAGGACTTAGTCTTTTCTTCAGACATTTCTCATGCTCCTCCAATATGTACCTTTGCGAATATACCAATTAATTATAGCAAAGATTTGCTTGGTGGGAACAGGTAAGTGCAAAATTATCGTTAATTAGGCAGGTGTTTATCGATAAATTCTTTCACCGGCAGCCGGAAATCGAGGTAATATTTCTCAAGATCCTCTCTAGACCAATTCCACCAGGCAATTTTTTCCATATCGGTTTTAATTTCGTCAGGGAAACGATCCTTAATTGGTTTGGCAGGGATGCCGCCGACGATGGTGTAGGGCTCCA
Above is a genomic segment from Lentilactobacillus buchneri containing:
- a CDS encoding zinc ribbon domain-containing protein, whose product is MSEEKTKSCVMCGKTIPAYSNFCPYCGAKQPWLEEDEVQNKDVEQFMKWYQKPVGKFISLVAAALVIYFVGSLFTLQDGPGHKTVARELNQYLFNAQDKTPYGKKPSVEADKNKGVTIKVSQNSQAVKELKAGKPDKWNYLVNRSRNRSKAFHKVYANQAYAKFKVIDKHDKKKVLLKVDSGDIKYNIADKYHK